Proteins encoded by one window of Erythrobacter sp.:
- the scpA gene encoding methylmalonyl-CoA mutase, protein MTTKSDWQTAAAKEVKGRDLTWHTPEGIAVQPLYTAQDAPEDAGLPGFAPFTRGPYASMYTGRPWTIRQYAGFSTAEESNAFYRRNLAGGQKGLSVAFDLATHRGYDSDHPRVVGDVGKAGVAIDTVRDMEILFDAIPLDTMSVSMTMNGAVIPVLAFYIVAAERQGVAQEQLSGTIQNDILKEFMVRNTYIYPPEPSMRIVGDIIAYTSAHMPKFNSISISGYHMHEAGATAVQELAFTIADGKEYARRAIATGLDIDAFAPRLSFFWGIGMNFFMEIAKMRAARTLWHDVMTELGAKSEKSKMLRTHCQTSGVSLQEQDPYNNVIRTTLEALSAVLGGTQSLHTNALDEAIALPTDFSARIARNTQLILQEESGVCNVADPLGGSYYIEALTAEITEKARELIAEVDAAGGMTRYVASGKPKAAIESAAAAKQASIDRGETVIVGVNKYRLATEDRLDTLDIDNHAVRAGQVARLAAVRAGRDEAACQAALKALAEGAAQRASPRAGGDLPADGAPRPETPAFAGDHNLLQLAIECARHDATLGEISAAMEDVFGRYETRPTPVRGIYASAYAGDARYEQVVAGVEAVARRLGHTPRVLVAKMGQDGHDRGANVIASAFADMGFDVLSGPLFQTPEETAKLALDNAVDAVGASSLAAGHMTLIPELIQHLRAAGRADIKVVAGGVIPPQDYDFLRQAGVQGIYGPGTNVVEAAADLLRLLGHNMPPLGERIE, encoded by the coding sequence ATGACCACCAAATCCGACTGGCAGACCGCCGCCGCGAAGGAAGTCAAGGGGCGGGACCTGACCTGGCACACGCCCGAAGGCATCGCCGTGCAGCCGCTCTACACGGCGCAGGATGCGCCAGAAGACGCAGGCCTCCCCGGCTTCGCGCCATTCACCCGCGGCCCCTATGCCTCGATGTACACCGGCCGCCCGTGGACGATCCGGCAGTACGCGGGTTTCTCGACGGCGGAGGAGAGCAACGCCTTCTACCGCCGCAACCTCGCGGGAGGGCAGAAGGGGCTGTCGGTCGCCTTCGACCTCGCCACCCATCGCGGCTACGATTCCGATCATCCGCGCGTCGTCGGCGATGTCGGCAAGGCCGGGGTCGCCATCGATACGGTGCGCGACATGGAGATCCTGTTCGACGCGATCCCGCTCGATACCATGTCGGTCTCGATGACGATGAACGGCGCGGTGATCCCGGTGCTGGCCTTCTATATCGTCGCGGCGGAGCGGCAGGGGGTGGCGCAGGAACAGCTCAGCGGCACGATCCAGAACGACATCCTCAAGGAGTTCATGGTCCGCAACACCTACATCTACCCGCCCGAGCCTTCGATGCGGATCGTCGGCGATATCATCGCCTACACCTCCGCGCACATGCCCAAGTTCAACAGCATTTCGATCAGCGGCTATCACATGCACGAAGCCGGGGCGACGGCGGTGCAGGAACTCGCCTTCACCATCGCCGACGGCAAGGAATATGCCCGCCGCGCCATCGCCACCGGGCTTGATATCGACGCCTTTGCCCCGCGCCTCAGCTTCTTCTGGGGCATCGGGATGAACTTCTTCATGGAGATCGCCAAGATGCGCGCCGCGCGTACGCTGTGGCACGATGTCATGACCGAGCTGGGCGCGAAAAGCGAAAAGTCGAAGATGCTGCGCACCCATTGCCAGACATCGGGGGTTAGCCTGCAGGAGCAGGACCCATACAACAACGTGATCCGCACCACGCTGGAGGCGCTCTCGGCCGTGCTCGGCGGGACGCAGAGCCTGCACACCAACGCGCTCGACGAAGCGATTGCCCTGCCGACCGATTTCTCCGCCCGCATCGCCCGCAACACGCAGCTGATCCTGCAGGAGGAAAGTGGGGTGTGCAATGTGGCCGATCCGCTGGGCGGTTCGTACTATATCGAGGCGCTGACGGCGGAGATCACCGAGAAGGCGCGCGAACTGATTGCCGAAGTGGACGCGGCGGGCGGGATGACCCGGTATGTCGCTTCGGGCAAACCCAAGGCGGCGATTGAAAGCGCGGCAGCGGCGAAGCAGGCGAGCATCGACCGGGGCGAAACGGTGATCGTCGGGGTGAACAAGTACCGCCTCGCCACCGAAGACCGGCTGGACACGCTCGATATCGATAACCACGCCGTGCGCGCGGGGCAGGTGGCGCGGCTGGCAGCCGTGCGGGCCGGGCGCGATGAGGCGGCGTGCCAAGCGGCGCTCAAGGCGCTGGCGGAAGGGGCAGCCCAGCGTGCGAGTCCCCGCGCAGGCGGGGACCTCCCAGCCGATGGCGCTCCCCGGCCTGAGACCCCCGCCTTCGCGGGGGATCACAATCTGCTGCAATTGGCCATCGAATGCGCCCGCCACGATGCCACCCTTGGCGAAATTAGCGCCGCGATGGAGGATGTGTTCGGCCGCTACGAAACCCGCCCCACTCCGGTGCGCGGTATCTATGCCAGCGCCTATGCGGGCGATGCGCGGTACGAGCAGGTGGTCGCGGGCGTCGAGGCGGTGGCGCGGCGGCTCGGTCATACCCCGCGCGTGCTGGTCGCCAAGATGGGGCAGGATGGGCACGATCGCGGGGCGAACGTGATCGCCAGCGCCTTTGCCGACATGGGGTTCGACGTGCTTTCCGGCCCGCTGTTCCAGACGCCCGAGGAAACCGCGAAGCTGGCGCTGGACAACGCGGTGGACGCGGTGGGCGCGTCATCCTTGGCGGCGGGCCACATGACGCTTATCCCCGAACTGATCCAGCACCTGCGCGCCGCAGGCCGCGCCGATATCAAGGTGGTGGCCGGCGGCGTGATCCCGCCGCAGGACTACGATTTCCTCCGCCAGGCCGGGGTGCAGGGGATCTACGGCCCGGGCACGAATGTGGTCGAAGCGGCAGCGGATTTGTTGCGGCTGCTGGGGCACAATATGCCGCCTTTGGGGGAGAGGATCGAATGA
- a CDS encoding DUF1311 domain-containing protein: protein MILALLALATLQVDHDPRCDSTVYNELLGCAYDAWQTADQELNEQWRRMPHPERLIEAQRAWLVWRDLECTSQNGAIGGREELIWQYGCLAELTNDRTRQLQTQYRWL from the coding sequence ATGATTCTTGCACTGCTCGCGCTGGCGACGCTTCAGGTTGACCATGATCCCCGTTGCGATTCTACGGTCTACAATGAGCTTCTAGGTTGTGCTTACGATGCTTGGCAAACAGCTGATCAAGAGCTCAACGAGCAATGGCGCCGAATGCCGCATCCTGAGAGACTTATCGAGGCACAGCGAGCTTGGTTGGTGTGGCGCGACTTGGAGTGCACTTCCCAGAATGGTGCGATTGGCGGTCGAGAAGAGCTCATCTGGCAATACGGTTGTCTCGCTGAACTAACTAATGACCGCACCAGACAATTGCAGACCCAATACCGCTGGCTGTGA
- a CDS encoding acetyl/propionyl/methylcrotonyl-CoA carboxylase subunit alpha: MFTKILIANRGEIACRIIRTARRMGIATVAVYSDADARSPFVQMADEAVHIGPSPASESYLVAEKIIAACKQTGAQAVHPGYGFLSERASFVEALAAEGIAFIGPPANAIAAMGDKIESKKLALKAGVNVVPGFVGEIADTEHAVRIAGEIGYPVMMKASAGGGGKGMRLAYSEADVREGFEATKREGLNSFGDDRVFIEKFILNPRHIEIQILGDQHGNILYLNERECSIQRRHQKVVEEAPSPFVTPKMRQAMGEQCVALARAVGYFSAGTVELIVSGADPTGESFYFLEMNTRLQVEHPVTEAITGIDLVEQMIRVAAGEALAFTQVDVGINGWSIENRVYAEDPYRGFLPSTGRLVRYRTPLPLAGGAGGGPEIGAHSDMPTPQPPPASGSGSYIRVDDGVTEGGEVSIFYDPMIAKLITWAPTREEAADLQIAALDKFEIEGLGHNIDFLSALMQHPRFRSGEITTGFIAEEYPDGFTGAETSPELLRTIAALIAGAECTHRARAGRISERLNGAPSPGSDWAVKLGGAQYAVTLGDGGAHVDGEWVAGTWDWQPGMRLSTASADDTELGVQLQRDGAWWKLTTRGARHRGMALPARHASHAAHMLEKVPPDTSKLLLCPMPGLLVKLHVGEGEAVEAGQPLATVEAMKMENILRAEKSGKVAKINAAQGETLVVDAVILELE; this comes from the coding sequence ATGTTCACCAAAATCCTCATCGCTAATCGCGGCGAAATCGCTTGCCGGATCATCCGCACTGCACGCCGCATGGGCATTGCCACGGTCGCGGTCTATTCGGATGCCGATGCGCGCAGCCCCTTCGTCCAGATGGCGGATGAGGCGGTGCATATCGGCCCGTCGCCCGCTAGCGAAAGCTATCTGGTCGCCGAGAAGATCATCGCCGCGTGCAAGCAGACCGGCGCGCAGGCCGTGCATCCGGGCTATGGCTTCCTCTCCGAACGCGCGAGCTTCGTCGAAGCACTCGCCGCAGAGGGCATCGCCTTCATCGGCCCCCCCGCCAATGCCATCGCCGCGATGGGGGACAAGATCGAGAGCAAGAAGCTCGCGCTCAAGGCAGGCGTCAATGTCGTCCCCGGCTTTGTCGGCGAGATCGCCGATACCGAGCACGCGGTGCGGATCGCGGGCGAGATCGGTTATCCGGTGATGATGAAGGCCTCTGCGGGTGGCGGCGGCAAGGGAATGCGGCTGGCGTACTCCGAAGCCGATGTGCGCGAAGGGTTCGAGGCGACCAAGCGCGAGGGGCTGAACTCGTTCGGCGATGACCGGGTGTTCATCGAGAAATTCATCCTCAACCCGCGCCATATCGAAATCCAGATCCTCGGCGACCAGCACGGCAATATCCTCTACCTCAACGAACGCGAATGCTCGATCCAGCGCCGCCACCAGAAGGTGGTGGAGGAAGCGCCTTCGCCTTTCGTGACGCCGAAAATGCGGCAGGCGATGGGCGAGCAATGCGTCGCGCTGGCGCGGGCCGTGGGCTACTTCAGCGCGGGGACGGTGGAACTGATCGTCTCGGGCGCGGACCCTACGGGGGAGAGCTTCTACTTCCTCGAGATGAACACCCGGCTGCAGGTGGAACACCCGGTGACCGAAGCGATCACCGGGATCGACCTCGTCGAACAGATGATCCGCGTGGCGGCGGGCGAGGCGCTGGCGTTTACGCAGGTCGACGTCGGCATCAATGGTTGGTCGATCGAGAACCGGGTTTATGCGGAGGACCCCTATCGCGGGTTCCTGCCGAGCACGGGCAGGTTGGTGCGGTATCGCACTCCCCTCCCGCTTGCGGGAGGGGCCGGGGGTGGGCCTGAAATTGGCGCGCACTCCGACATGCCCACCCCCCAGCCCCCTCCCGCAAGCGGGAGTGGGAGTTACATCCGCGTCGATGACGGGGTCACCGAAGGCGGGGAGGTGTCGATCTTCTACGATCCGATGATCGCCAAGCTGATCACCTGGGCACCGACCCGCGAGGAAGCCGCCGATCTCCAGATCGCCGCGCTCGACAAGTTCGAGATCGAAGGCCTCGGCCACAACATCGATTTCCTCTCCGCACTGATGCAACACCCGCGCTTCCGCAGCGGCGAGATCACCACCGGCTTCATCGCGGAGGAATATCCCGATGGCTTTACCGGGGCGGAGACCTCGCCCGAACTGCTGCGCACTATCGCGGCGCTGATCGCCGGGGCCGAATGCACCCACCGCGCCCGCGCCGGGCGGATCAGCGAGCGGCTCAACGGTGCGCCGTCGCCCGGATCGGACTGGGCCGTGAAGCTGGGCGGAGCGCAATATGCGGTCACGCTGGGTGACGGCGGCGCGCATGTCGATGGCGAGTGGGTCGCGGGCACCTGGGACTGGCAGCCGGGAATGCGGCTTTCCACCGCCAGTGCCGATGACACCGAACTTGGCGTGCAATTGCAGCGCGACGGAGCCTGGTGGAAGCTCACCACCCGCGGCGCGCGCCATCGCGGCATGGCGCTCCCTGCGCGGCACGCCAGCCACGCCGCGCACATGCTGGAGAAGGTGCCGCCCGACACTTCCAAGCTGCTGCTCTGCCCAATGCCCGGCCTGCTGGTGAAACTGCACGTCGGCGAAGGCGAAGCGGTGGAAGCTGGTCAGCCGCTCGCCACGGTGGAAGCGATGAAGATGGAAAACATCCTCCGCGCCGAAAAGTCGGGTAAGGTCGCGAAAATCAACGCTGCCCAAGGCG